One genomic segment of Pedobacter endophyticus includes these proteins:
- a CDS encoding PorP/SprF family type IX secretion system membrane protein, which yields MMMRGTRLFLLLLLLPLFSAAQDHIYSQFYNAPIYLNPALTGQFEGDFRLNALYRNQWTGLASDFSYMSASADLNLHQINSGLGLIFNRSSEGTAYLVKNNIAASYSYIIDGDDFALSFGLQAGITNQKLNWDKLVFGDQIDNGGYLPGVISGAERPDVDSRFYLDANAGTNLVYGKFMIGLAAHHLNRPDESLSGFQAKLPVRLSGNLSYQITLIPDQYDRDGSYLIPSVVAYKQQNVSSFSLGMQYKYAGINAGIWYRNDGNSNGNDAIVFSVIFDIFNRKTNGEKFRLGISHDATTSKINYSNTGGTSEIGVGYEKYFQNSSNGGRANGLRCYDFY from the coding sequence ATGATGATGAGGGGAACGAGGTTATTTTTGCTTCTATTGCTTTTGCCGCTGTTTTCAGCTGCGCAAGATCATATCTATTCGCAGTTTTACAATGCACCAATTTATTTAAATCCCGCATTAACCGGGCAGTTCGAAGGCGATTTTAGGTTAAATGCACTGTACCGGAATCAGTGGACGGGGCTGGCCAGCGATTTCTCGTACATGAGCGCTTCGGCCGATTTAAATCTCCATCAAATTAACAGCGGCCTCGGGTTAATATTTAACCGCAGCAGCGAAGGAACCGCATATCTGGTAAAAAACAATATCGCCGCAAGCTATTCCTACATTATAGATGGCGACGATTTCGCTCTGTCGTTCGGGTTACAGGCGGGCATAACCAACCAGAAGCTAAATTGGGACAAATTGGTTTTTGGCGATCAGATCGATAACGGCGGTTACTTACCGGGAGTGATATCGGGCGCCGAACGACCTGATGTTGACAGCCGCTTTTATCTTGATGCAAATGCGGGAACAAATCTGGTTTACGGTAAGTTTATGATCGGCCTCGCCGCTCACCATTTAAATCGGCCCGACGAGTCGTTATCGGGCTTTCAGGCTAAATTACCAGTACGCTTATCGGGTAATTTAAGCTACCAGATCACACTGATTCCCGATCAGTACGATCGCGATGGAAGTTATCTGATTCCATCCGTTGTAGCCTACAAACAGCAAAATGTGAGTTCTTTCAGCCTGGGCATGCAATATAAATATGCAGGGATAAATGCAGGAATCTGGTATCGAAATGATGGAAATTCTAATGGCAACGATGCAATTGTGTTCTCTGTAATCTTTGATATCTTTAATCGCAAAACGAACGGCGAGAAGTTCAGATTGGGAATTAGCCACGATGCGACAACTTCTAAAATAAACTATTCGAACACCGGCGGAACCTCTGAAATTGGCGTGGGTTACGAAAAATATTTTCAAAATAGCTCAAATGGTGGCAGGGCCAATGGCTTAAGATGTTATGATTTTTATTAA